A portion of the Betta splendens chromosome 2, fBetSpl5.4, whole genome shotgun sequence genome contains these proteins:
- the LOC129603843 gene encoding uncharacterized protein LOC129603843 encodes MDVEAFWANSPVGFIPTSSAATSCAHAPTATTSAASATTSVRTLRSNTPVAPEISLPMVEVAGPEGSMLVHRPWTSADIADFAQNLPDITVSGKTFGANLLAFCQEYRPTGAEIRRILAKRLAPCEYQKLARQLPDVTLALKHKDWTNNLNDGFVTAVRTLVAHLETAFPDKVCMIKVTTCKQQPEESVDDFVHRLTTAYNTHGGVHPPPEGVGGLICSTYESHLCELVMKGLLPEIFDAVKQSYIGWKEEARLSDLTRHARHAYDTLQQKKMAKKEKQQSELYLPSLEMFSAMHNNNRGANRFRGRGRGRDFRRNWPNRDTGGASGDPGNACHICGEMGHWKKYCPRLRQVPPSRALSSD; translated from the coding sequence atgGATGTAGAGGCGTTCTGGGCCAActcacctgtcggcttcattcctacatcatccGCTGCCACAAGCTGTGCCCATGCACCAACTgccactacgagtgctgcctctgcaactaccagcgttcgtaccctaaggagcaacacaccagtagctccagaaatcagcttgcccatggtggaagtggccggccctgaaggaagcatgttagtgcacagaccatggactagcgctgacatagctgactttgctcaaaatctcccagacatcactgtatcaggaaagacatttggtgccaaccttctggctttctgccaggagtacagacccactggagctgagatccgtcgcatcctggccaaacgtcttgcaccttgtgaataccaaaagctggctagacaattgcctgatgtgacactggctctcaaacacaaagactggacaaacaacttaaatgatggattcgttaccgcagtgaggacgcttgttgcccacctcgaaactgcgttccctgataaagtctgtatgattaaagtcaccacatgcaaacaacaaccagaggaatcagttgatgactttgttcaccgcctcaccaccgCATACAACACACATGGAGGGGTTCATCCTCCCccggaaggagtgggaggactcatctgttcaacatacgagagtcacctgtgtgaactggtgatgaaaggcttactccctgaaatttttgacgccgtgaagcagtcatacatcggatggaaagaagaagcgcgtctgtctgacctcacaagacacgcacgccatgcttatgacactctccagcagaagaagatggcgaagaaggaaaaacaacagagcgaattgtatctgccatccttggagatgttctctgcaatgcataacaaTAACAGAGGAGCGAACAGGTTTCGcgggcgaggacgaggaagagacttcagacggaattggcccaacagagacacaggaggcgcatctggagatccaggaaacgcttgccacatctgcggcgagatgggacactggaagaagtactgcccccggctacgtcaggttccaccctcccgggcactctcgtcagactga